Below is a genomic region from Bacteroidota bacterium.
TACTGGCAGCAAACGACTATCTTTTGCAATGAAAAATGGTAGAGTCGGAAACGATGCTTCTATACATATATTTGGTAGCAGCCTAAAAAAACTTATTGCAAAAGAGAATGTTTCGGGTGTTTTATATCTATTAATATACGATAGCGTACTTATAAATTCCAGATTACGAGCAATTAACTCATCTGTCCCATATATGGAAAATTTGTCATTCCTGAAGTCTTCAATATAAAAATAACAAACAAGTAATGATATTTGAAGATTGTTACTCGATAGATGATGTGATACACCGGAAGGTATCCATATCAAATGCCTATCTGTAACAAAATAACTAATATCATCTACCTCTATATGAAGGGTTCCCGATAGAATATATATTATCTGATGCTTATTGTGTGCGTGTGGAGACCAATCGACTTCCTCGCGT
It encodes:
- a CDS encoding AraC family transcriptional regulator; this encodes MKTGQEKHISSIESTSTDDILIKVTGREEVDWSPHAHNKHQIIYILSGTLHIEVDDISYFVTDRHLIWIPSGVSHHLSSNNLQISLLVCYFYIEDFRNDKFSIYGTDELIARNLEFISTLSYINRYKTPETFSFAISFFRLLPNICIEASFPTLPFFIAKDSRLLPVLEYINANINQDLNIEGVASRFGFSVRNLTRLFTNSDISFVHYLNYLRVVRAIEILTDNMMNIEQTSYKVGFNSPNSFYRVFKQITGKSPSMYIRKL